In Rutidosis leptorrhynchoides isolate AG116_Rl617_1_P2 chromosome 6, CSIRO_AGI_Rlap_v1, whole genome shotgun sequence, the DNA window ataacggcctTTAAAATAAGtaaacgaaaagtaaacggaaaaaggcgggttgtTACATCGAGTTGTTTTTATAAAGTGCTGACGGATACCGGTAAACCTTGGGTTTTTTTTTCTTCGTGTATTGGCCAACGGGACCGTAGATTGCTGTTGGCTCGCTATATATTTAGATCTTTTTCTCTATTTGATATGCATACTATTCGAATGTCGTAATTTGCAATTTAATGAGATACTGTTAAGGTGAACTTGATAAATAATTATATCTAAATACTAATTACGATGAGCATGTTACTGTTCACAGGGTTAATTACATCTTTTCAAAACTTCACAGGGGTAATTTAGTAattgacaaaattgctgaaatggtccctgtggtttgtatcaaAAAGCACGTTTAGTCCCTATGGTTTATTTTTGATGGACTTGATCCTTGTCGTATGTCATTTGAGCTGATTTAGTCCCTATTTCTGATGACCATTTAATTAAACGTAGTGGACGCATGTGACAAAAATGTGATGGGTAATATCGGTATTTTGCAATTTCTTGATTGAATCAAACCTCAGGGACTATTAATACACTCACACACATATCTAAACACCGGTCACCTAATTTCTTTCATCTCTTTCATCTATTTCCTCTCTTTTCTATCGATATAAACCCTAGAACTAGAAATTCGATCGATTTAGAGCTGCTTCAAAATGGTTAATTGTTATTGCGGTCAAGTAGCCTTGCATGAATGAACACAAACCCAGGTCGTCGTTTTTACTCATGCCCAAATCAGGTAACTGATGAACTCATGAACGAATTTCGAGGTGATTTGATAGTATAAAACTATCCTTTTGAATTAATTTTTTTGTTTTTGCGTGTTTCAGTGGTCCGATTGCAATTTTTTCATGTGGGCTGATTCGCCAATGGGTGCATGTGCAGTTGCCATTATTCCAGGGTTATTGAACAGGATAAATAGGCTGGAGAATAAAGTTAGAACATTGAAGATGATGCTAATTTGTAGTTGGATTATGTTTGGTTTTTATGTTCGGTTTAAGTAGTTTTAAGGGTCGTTTATGTTGTTTTTGTCTAACTTTGGTAATGTAATTTGGTATTGTATTTTGGTACATGTTGAATTATGTTGGTTTTGTTCAATGAAATGGTCCTTTTTAAGCAACTCAATGCACTTGTTCATGTGCAATGTACAAAAGATCAATTTATAGATTACATGTTCAGAACATAAAAGACATGTTCAAAAGACATATGTTCAAAAGACATGGATCATAGGTTAATAATTAACCATTACAGGTACATATTCAAAACAAACCATTACCATTAAGCTACAAGTTCAAAAGACATATGTTAGATACCCTAACATCAAACTATTACAAATACAAGTTCAAAAGACATTAACATCAAACAACATGTTCACAAGACAATTACCATTAACATTACATATTCAAAAGACAATAACCAAATAGCATCAAACTAAATACCTACACAGCAGCCTATTTCCCTTTCTTGTTACTTGCACTTGCACTTGTTGTAGCTTCACTTGAATTCTTCCTTTTCTCTCCAATGCTTTCATTTCCACATCCCCTTTGGTTATGCCCAAATTGTCCATAATGACCACACTTCACAGTCTTTCCCTTTCTTGTCAATTTCCCACTGACATTAACCTCTTCCTTCTCATCCATTGATTTCCTTCTAGACTTCTTTGGCCTACCAGCAGACTTAATTTTTTTGGGTGGTAACAACTTTGCAGTTACTGAAGACTTTGCCCACAGTTCTCTCCCAGGAACAGGTTTAATGCTAAAAGCATATGCTTCTTTCCAAATATCTAATTTATAAACACGGTGCACCCAATTCTCAACATGACCAATATCAATTGAATTCTCAGACATGTCATAAAGTACTGCTACAACATGCTTACATGGAATTCCTGTTATCTCCCATGTTCTACATGAACAGGTTCTATTTTCCATATCAACCATAACTTAGAATCCATGAGGTCCATTAACATGATATTGACCAATACCATTCCACATAACACCACAACTATTAGCTTCTTTCTGCACCACAGCAAATATTTTGGTTGCAGTTGGAGTTAGAGGTCCATCACTTTTGGAAGCTTTGATCAACACATTAGCTATCCTTTTCATCATGTACTCTATAACATACTCTAATGCAGTCACTATTGGTTTGTCCCTAGCATTACAGAACCACCTATTGAGAACTTCACACATGTTATTTAGTAAAACATCAGACACTGCTCTGTGTGTAAAATGGCTTCTGGCCCAATGTTTTGGTGGAATGTCAGATAGATATTTGTGACATTTTGCATCTAACTTTTTCATCTCCAACATTGCAGCTTCAAATTGAGGGATAGTAGTTGCTCTTGCACAGTTCCACAAATGATTCTTATAAGCATGT includes these proteins:
- the LOC139854617 gene encoding uncharacterized protein — translated: MVDMENRTCSCRTWEITGIPCKHVVAVLYDMSENSIDIGHVENWVHRVYKLDIWKEAYAFSIKPVPGRELWAKSSVTAKLLPPKKIKSAGRPKKSRRKSMDEKEEVNVSGKLTRKGKTVKCGHYGQFGHNQRGCGNESIGEKRKNSSEATTSASASNKKGK